A segment of the Triticum urartu cultivar G1812 chromosome 1, Tu2.1, whole genome shotgun sequence genome:
TCTTGTTTGAAATATTTGAGTAGTTACTAAAACAAATTTGTGGCAAAACTGAAATACATCAAATCAATCAAAATTACAAATACATTTACTCATTTCAGAAAACTTTCCCACTCAAAATGAGTGATTTTTATTGTGACTGAATGAAACTAGTTTTTCCGAATAGAATTACATTAGCTTTTCTAAATGAGCAAACCGTTTTGTGAAATGAGTAAAATCACTTTTTTGAAGTGAGTGAAATTATACTTTTTGAAACGTTATGAAATCAGTTTTCAGAATGAGGGAATTTATCTTTTGAAATGAGtaaaatttatttattttaatgagcaaaatatattttttatttgACTGAAATTAGTTCTTTTGAAGTGATTAAATCATTTTTTTTAAATGAGTAAAATCCATTTTATAAAATGAATGATACCATTTTGTTGAATTGAGTGAATGCCATTTTTTGAAATGAGTAAAATTATATTTCTGTATTGAGGAAACGAGTTTTTCAAAATTAAAGAAAATATTAATATAAATTGAGTGAAATTAGTTTTTTTAATGAGCGAAACCCTTTTTTGAAATGAGCAAGTCACTTTTTAAATGAGTGAAATTAGTAGATGAAATGTATTTTTCGAAATGGTTCAAATATATTTTTCTAAATTAGAAAGTGATCTTCCTTTGGGAAATAGACTGAAATTTATTTTCTAATGAGTTAATTTTTCCTGAATTTAATGAAATCCGTTTTTTGGAATGAGTGAAATCTATTCTTCAAATGAGTGAAACCTATTTTTCGAAATGAGTGAAATCATTTTTTTTAAATGAGTGGAATTTATGTTTTGAAATGAATGAAATCATATTTCCCGGAATAAGTGAAACTAACTTTTTAAATATGGTGGAATGTGTGTTTTAGAATCAGCGAAATTATTTTGAGTGAAATCAACTTTTTTGAAATggttgattttttttaaaacaagTTAAATTTGTTTGTTAAAACGAGTGGAATCACCTTTTTGGAAATGAGTAAATTTTCTTTTGACTCGAGTTAAACCATTTTCTGAAATAGTGAATCAATTGAAATCACAAATAGTGAAACAATTGaaatcaattttttttaaattatgaACATTGTGAAATAATTTTTTTGGTCAGTTTTAGTTTTACTATTTTAATTAGTGGAATAATGAAATCAATTTTTGAAATTATGGAATATTCGAAACCACTTTTTGAAATAGGGAAATTGTTGAAATCACCTTTTGAATTAGTGAAAATGTTGAAATCACTTTTCAATCTATTTTACTTTCAATTTTTGAAATAGTGAAACAAACCACTGAAATCACTTTGAAATAGTTAGAAAAATTGATGTCAATCTTTAGAAATAGTAAAATAGTTGAAATCATTGAATATGCATAACAATGAAAGTGTACTAGATAATGATCAAAACAGTATCGGCATAAGATTATGTTAAAAACATTTCTTATGGATCAATGTAATGTTTTGTGAAATAAAAATTGTCCAATATATTCAAGATGATCTTGTTCTAAAGGTCTTGTCGATACAAATTCAAATACTCCCTCCTATCCATCTTACTTGTCgatcaaatggatgtatctagcattgaaatacgtctagatacatccggcGACGagtaatatggatcggagggagtatataaaaTGTCCCAAAAGCAGATATTTGATTCAAATGATATCGATCATTCAAAAAATGACGATGGAATGAAATCATGTCTTTCATATGGGGAAAGAGAATGCATGCAATGGTCTTTCCCAATCTCTTATACGCTCTCTCTCCTGGCATAAAGTTAAcacacggtgacaatagcatttGTATTCCTCTATTCAATCTTCTGTATACCTATAAAAGTTGATACAAATCTCGATGTGGTAATGAGTCACGGATGCTTTACCGGTACATACCCGAACCCCTAGAAAAAATAAATTCAGGAGTTTTGTTCCTTCCTTGGAGGCTTCGACATTTCGACCCCTTCCATCCATTGTTATTAGGTGCATGCGACGCTCTAGGAAGTGTGAAAAAAAAGTGCGTGCGATGCCTTCCCTACCCTCTACTCCATCTCAGACCAAACGATCTCTTGCATGCGCCATTCCCAACAATGGCAACCTTTCACATATTCCTCGCTTCCTCATGGCTCCGGCCAGCTGCTCCCCACCCCATAGTTTAGGCACGTCGTACGTTCCTTGGCCCATATATAGCATCTTGATCTCTCTTTACCTAAAGCTAGAACGACGTGgggtagctagctagctaggtTAATGCACTACTCCTGATCATCCTGCAGCTAGCTGTAAAGAGAATTACAGAAGAGATCACAATTTGAACGACCCATTGACCATGATGCCTTCCCTGTACTTCCTTCCTCCTAACATTCAACTTTCGGTGGATCGGCCAGCTTTACTTTGAGAAGCTAGCAGGCATCGAACCGCATCTCAATGCATGTTACATGGAGACATGGAGTGAAACAAGGAGACAAGGATTAGCTGTGCGTGCATGCACATGACATGCATGACCTCTTTTTGTACGCTCCACACACCTGTGCACCTGTCCAGCACGCGAAATGTGGCATGCAATGCAAGTAACCGTATATGCATGCATAGTCGCATAGGCAACGTCATTTTCCCTAGCACCATCCCTTTCTCTACATATAGCAAGCTGATAGCTGATACCTTCCCTTCATCGGCATGCATATGTATGCGTAGATCACCTTACTAGTGGAGCACTACCGTCTAGGATCTAGCTATAGCCTATAGCTCGATGACATCGATCGAAGTGGCGGTGGCCGGCGGCAATGGCAAGAGGAGGTGGGTGTCGGACGTGGAGAAGACGCTGAATGAGGCGGACAAGACGGTGGAGGTGGCGCAGTGGGAGCGGCACTGCATCTACCGCGTGCCGGCGTGCATCAAGGACATCAAGAGCAAGGCGTACCAGCCGCAGGTGGTGTCGCTGGGCCCGTTCCACCACGGCGACCCCAACCTGCTGCCCATGGAGGAGCACAAGCGCCGGGCGCTGCGCCACCTGCTCCGGCGCGCGGGCCGGCCACTGGACGACTTCGTCGCCGCCGTCGAGGAGATCGCGGAGCAGCTGGAGAGCGCGTACATGGACCTCGGCGGCGAGTGGCGCGCCGGCATCGACGGCAAGGGCAGGGAGCGGTTCCTGGAGATGATGATCGTCGACGGCTGCTTCCTGCTCGAGGTGATGAGGAGAACGGCCGCCGGGAACTTGAAGCAGGTCGACGACTACGCCGGCAACGACCCCATCTTCAGCCGCCACGGGATACTCTACATGGTGCCCTACATCAAGCGCGACATGCTCATGCTCGAGAACCAGCTGCCGCTGCTCGTGCTCCAGAGGCTCGACGCCGTCGAGACTGGAAAGTCTCCGGTAACTACGAGCTACCACATCAAATTTTACCATTTTCGTCAATCAAGAAAATAAACTACTCCTATTTGAATATACTAACGCATGCATGGTTGACGGCCAGAACGACGACTTCATCAACAGAATGGTGCTAAGGTTTCTGGCGCCATTCTCACGGCCATTGCAGCCAGGCGGTCGCCTAGGGCTGCACCCACTCGACGTCTTCCGCCGGAGCATGCTCTTCGGCGAATACCAGAAGATCCGGAGCTCCGAGGACAACACGCAGGACAACGACATCATCCGGTCGGCGGTGGAGCTGTACGAAGCCGGGATCCAGTTCAAGACGAGCAAGTCAAGCAGCCTGCACAACATCCGGTTCAAGCACGGCGTGCTGAGCATGCCGACGGTGCCCGTGGACGACTCCACCGAGTACATGTTCCTCAACATGATGGCGTTCGAGCGGCTGCACGTCGGCGCCGGCAACGACGTGACGGCCTACGTCTTCTTCATGGACAACATCATCGACTCGGCCAAGGACGTGGCGCTGCTGAGCTCCAAGGGGATCATCCAGAACGCCGTGGGCAGCGACAAGGCCGTGGCCAAGCTCTTCAACAGCATCTCCAGGGACGTGGTGCTGGAGCCGGACAGCGCGCTGGACGCCGTGCAGAGGCAGGTGAACGGCTACTTCAGGCAGCCGTGGAACATGTGGCGCGCCAACCTCATCCACACCTACTTCAGGAGCCCGTGGGCGTTcctctccctcgccgccgccgtcttccTCCTCGTCATGACCATCATGCAGACCGTCTACACAGTGCTGCCGTTCTATAATCGGGACAGCAACAGCCCGCCGTCGGCTCCATCTCCGATGTGATCCGGCCGCAACAACTTATGCCTGCGTCTGCGTGCGTGAATTGGTTTTGCTTTCCGAGTCCTTGTTGCTGGGTCGTTGCGAAGCTTTTGGGTTGTGTACACTGTGCAAAAGCGAAGAGTGGCGTGTTTGTGCTGCGTTCGTTTTGATTGAATTTCTTTTCAATTTGGAGCTCCGACAACGAGCATTTGCTTGTGCAGAACTGGAGATTTATGACAATGAGCATTTGCTTGTGCAGAACTGGAGTACAAAACAAGTCATCCACGGACTGCCGCCAACCGCGCCGTTTGTGGTAATTGTACACAAGTGACGGTCACGCTCTGCCCGTCAATCCTAACTTCACCACATGGTTACAaacttagggcatctccaataCCCGGTATTCGTCCGTGGACATCCAACCAGTCTGTGGACAATGATGCGAGAGCCAGCCATCCAACCATGTCCACTAAAACTTACGTCTCTTTCTTTTAGGGGGTGTCTATTTGACGTTTGACTGAAAATTAATTGGACATCAGTCAAGTTTTCCAACCAATAATAGAACGACAATTGTATGTATTTGTGTGTCCCTTTTTTGTGCATCTCCGCTGTATATATGTCATCAGGAGAAAGGCCAATCCTAATCGGGTTGGAACTAGACCCGGTTTCAAACATATGTGAGCTACAACTATCGCAATACCACATCCAAGAAAAAG
Coding sequences within it:
- the LOC125535229 gene encoding UPF0481 protein At3g47200-like; amino-acid sequence: MTSIEVAVAGGNGKRRWVSDVEKTLNEADKTVEVAQWERHCIYRVPACIKDIKSKAYQPQVVSLGPFHHGDPNLLPMEEHKRRALRHLLRRAGRPLDDFVAAVEEIAEQLESAYMDLGGEWRAGIDGKGRERFLEMMIVDGCFLLEVMRRTAAGNLKQVDDYAGNDPIFSRHGILYMVPYIKRDMLMLENQLPLLVLQRLDAVETGKSPNDDFINRMVLRFLAPFSRPLQPGGRLGLHPLDVFRRSMLFGEYQKIRSSEDNTQDNDIIRSAVELYEAGIQFKTSKSSSLHNIRFKHGVLSMPTVPVDDSTEYMFLNMMAFERLHVGAGNDVTAYVFFMDNIIDSAKDVALLSSKGIIQNAVGSDKAVAKLFNSISRDVVLEPDSALDAVQRQVNGYFRQPWNMWRANLIHTYFRSPWAFLSLAAAVFLLVMTIMQTVYTVLPFYNRDSNSPPSAPSPM